One region of Anaeromyxobacter paludicola genomic DNA includes:
- a CDS encoding bifunctional heptose 7-phosphate kinase/heptose 1-phosphate adenyltransferase has protein sequence MRRPAEVTLAALAPVVRRLGEAEAVVAGDLVADEYVYGETERISREAPVLIVRYERSELRAGAAANAAANLAALGVRVRLVGVVGEDAVGAALLEVLEGAGVDVSGVLRLAGRPTEVKTRILAGGRSTRRQQMLRVDRAPPPLPAAAERALAREVARAGRGARAALASDYGSGTLAPPVVEALRKLRARGASVCVDSRYQLASFAGLTTAKPNEPELEAVSGVRLDGPASFDRAARALLRKLGCEEVLVTRGRLGMSLYAKGEPPVHLRAHGEREAVDVTGAGDTVGAAFTAARAAGASALDAARLANVAGALVVAKPGTATVSGAELLRELEG, from the coding sequence ATGCGCCGCCCTGCCGAGGTCACCCTGGCCGCCCTCGCCCCCGTCGTCCGGCGGCTGGGCGAGGCCGAGGCGGTGGTGGCGGGCGACCTCGTCGCCGACGAGTACGTCTACGGCGAGACCGAGCGGATCAGCCGCGAGGCCCCGGTGCTCATCGTCCGCTACGAGCGGAGCGAGCTGCGGGCCGGCGCCGCCGCCAACGCCGCCGCCAACCTGGCCGCGCTCGGGGTCCGGGTGCGGCTGGTGGGCGTGGTCGGCGAGGACGCGGTCGGCGCCGCCCTCCTCGAGGTGCTCGAGGGGGCCGGCGTGGACGTCTCCGGGGTGCTGCGGCTCGCGGGCCGGCCCACCGAGGTGAAGACCCGCATCCTCGCCGGCGGGCGGTCCACGCGCCGCCAGCAGATGCTGCGGGTGGACCGGGCGCCGCCGCCCTTGCCGGCCGCCGCCGAGCGGGCGCTGGCGCGCGAGGTCGCCCGGGCCGGCCGCGGCGCCCGGGCCGCGCTCGCGAGCGACTACGGCTCGGGGACGCTCGCGCCGCCGGTGGTCGAGGCGCTGCGCAAGCTGCGCGCGCGCGGCGCGTCGGTCTGCGTGGACTCGCGCTACCAGCTCGCCAGCTTCGCCGGCCTCACCACCGCCAAGCCGAACGAGCCGGAGCTCGAGGCGGTGAGCGGCGTGCGGCTCGACGGGCCGGCCTCCTTCGACCGCGCCGCGCGCGCCCTCCTGCGCAAGCTCGGCTGCGAGGAGGTGCTCGTCACCCGCGGCCGGCTCGGCATGTCCCTCTACGCCAAGGGCGAGCCGCCGGTGCACCTGCGGGCCCACGGCGAGCGCGAGGCGGTGGACGTCACCGGCGCCGGCGACACCGTGGGCGCCGCGTTCACCGCCGCGCGCGCCGCCGGGGCGAGCGCCCTGGACGCCGCCCGGCTCGCCAACGTGGCGGGGGCCCTGGTGGTCGCGAAGCCCGGCACCGCCACCGTCTCGGGCGCGGAGCTCCTGCGGGAGCTGGAGGGTTGA
- a CDS encoding lysophospholipid acyltransferase family protein — MTPLLSRLPRRLLLAVFGALAWLAWALRIRRRVVLENLRLAFPEKGEAERRAIARATYLHLGEVAADFLRVPALSRDELAGIFEYQGWEAFEAARARGKGVIACTAHFGNFEVLAAAHTLRGVPITMISRKMGRSGANDLWRGVRARAGVEDLVARRGETLRAARAALARGRTLGYVIDQNQPARRAVFPTFFGVPAATAPTPALLALRTGAAVIFILSVPLGGGRHRVVIEGPLEVRRTGALDRDVLAFMQDLNDRLERHVRAHPDRWYWLHRRWKTRPPVEAAAPASIDPSEGAR; from the coding sequence GTGACCCCGCTCCTCTCGCGGCTGCCGCGACGGCTCCTCCTGGCCGTCTTCGGCGCGCTCGCGTGGCTCGCCTGGGCGCTCCGGATCCGGCGCCGGGTGGTGCTCGAGAACCTGCGGCTCGCCTTCCCGGAGAAGGGGGAGGCGGAGCGGCGCGCCATCGCCCGGGCCACCTACCTCCACCTCGGCGAGGTCGCGGCCGACTTCCTGCGGGTCCCGGCGCTCTCCCGGGACGAGCTGGCGGGCATCTTCGAGTACCAGGGCTGGGAGGCCTTCGAGGCCGCCCGGGCGCGCGGGAAGGGGGTCATCGCCTGCACCGCCCACTTCGGCAACTTCGAGGTGCTCGCCGCCGCCCACACCCTGCGCGGCGTGCCCATCACCATGATCAGCCGGAAGATGGGCCGCTCCGGCGCCAACGACCTGTGGCGGGGCGTGCGCGCCCGCGCCGGCGTGGAGGATCTCGTGGCGAGGCGCGGCGAGACGCTCCGGGCCGCGCGCGCGGCCCTCGCCCGGGGGCGGACCCTCGGCTACGTCATCGACCAGAACCAGCCGGCGCGGCGGGCCGTCTTCCCCACCTTCTTCGGCGTGCCGGCCGCCACCGCGCCGACGCCGGCGCTCCTCGCCCTCCGGACCGGCGCCGCGGTGATCTTCATCCTGAGCGTGCCGCTCGGAGGCGGCCGTCACCGGGTGGTGATCGAGGGTCCGCTGGAGGTCCGGCGCACCGGAGCGCTCGACCGGGACGTGCTCGCGTTCATGCAGGATCTGAACGACCGGCTGGAGCGGCACGTCCGCGCCCACCCCGACCGGTGGTACTGGCTGCACCGTCGCTGGAAGACGCGCCCGCCGGTCGAGGCGGCCGCCCCCGCGTCGATTGACCCCTCCGAAGGGGCGCGGTAG
- the lpxK gene encoding tetraacyldisaccharide 4'-kinase yields MSRLERYWWRDGPPPGGRAAALPLAAGEALFRAGGALRRALYDRALLPSFRAAVPVVSVGNLVVGGAGKTPVALAIGARLLARGERLAVLSRGYGAERSGPRVVSDGERLLLDVRGAGDEPTLIARRLPAARVLCGPRRAELARRAVADLGASALLLDDGFQHRALARDLDVVVLDAADPFGNGRLLPRGPNREPPSALGRAGLLWLTRVDAGHPEVLEGLRELARRLTGRGPVESVHAPVAILDGALEHAADLGALRGCRVLLLTAMARPERFRATVEQLGAEVTAERSYRDHHFFSDAEVEAALDDAARERCHFTLVTEKDAVRLSPAAARHPRLRALRIQAQVAAGEGELSAALDAALAAGRGA; encoded by the coding sequence GTGAGCCGGCTCGAGCGGTACTGGTGGCGCGACGGCCCGCCCCCGGGAGGGCGCGCCGCGGCCCTGCCGCTCGCGGCCGGAGAGGCGCTCTTCCGCGCCGGCGGCGCCCTCCGGCGCGCCCTCTACGACCGGGCGCTGCTCCCGTCCTTCCGCGCGGCCGTCCCGGTGGTCTCGGTGGGCAACCTGGTCGTGGGCGGCGCCGGGAAGACCCCGGTGGCGCTCGCCATCGGCGCCCGGCTCCTCGCGCGCGGGGAGCGGCTCGCGGTGCTCTCGCGGGGCTACGGCGCCGAGCGCTCCGGCCCGCGCGTGGTCTCCGACGGCGAGCGGCTGCTGCTCGACGTGCGCGGCGCGGGGGACGAGCCGACCCTCATCGCCCGCCGGCTCCCCGCGGCGCGGGTGCTCTGCGGCCCCCGGCGCGCCGAGCTGGCCCGGCGGGCGGTCGCGGACCTGGGCGCGAGCGCGCTCCTGCTCGACGACGGCTTCCAGCACCGGGCGCTGGCGCGGGACCTCGACGTGGTGGTGCTCGACGCCGCCGATCCCTTCGGCAACGGCCGGCTCCTGCCGCGGGGCCCGAACCGCGAGCCGCCCTCGGCGCTCGGGCGCGCCGGCCTGCTCTGGCTCACGCGCGTGGACGCCGGCCACCCGGAGGTGCTCGAGGGGCTGCGCGAGCTCGCCCGGCGCCTCACCGGGCGCGGGCCGGTCGAGTCGGTCCACGCCCCCGTGGCGATCCTCGACGGGGCGCTCGAGCACGCCGCCGACCTGGGTGCGCTCCGCGGCTGCCGGGTGCTGCTCCTCACGGCCATGGCCCGCCCGGAGCGCTTCCGCGCCACCGTGGAGCAGCTCGGCGCCGAGGTGACCGCCGAGCGCTCCTACCGCGACCACCACTTCTTCTCGGACGCCGAGGTGGAGGCGGCGCTCGACGACGCCGCCAGGGAGCGCTGCCACTTCACGCTCGTGACCGAGAAGGACGCGGTGCGCCTCTCGCCCGCCGCGGCCCGCCACCCCCGCCTGCGCGCCCTCCGCATCCAGGCGCAGGTGGCGGCCGGGGAGGGGGAGCTCTCGGCGGCGCTCGACGCGGCGCTCGCCGCCGGGAGGGGCGCGTGA
- the waaF gene encoding lipopolysaccharide heptosyltransferase II — translation MSAPSPRAILLVRYSALGDVVLATSLLAPLKERFPEARLEWVTDPAFVPLLHGLPELAAVHALHRDVPERALQLRDQLKGRFDVVVDLQNKVRSAVVARAAAPVRLVFRRRSPGQAVLSLVGKDQILQRAHATRLYAEVLAPLGVTGPGPLRIHLSPRARALAADALGKARAPLVAIAPGARWATKRWPAQAFARVADALAAEGAAIVLAGGPGDREALEAVRAAMRAPVAADLSPLPLDALAAALARVDLLVANDSGPVHLAAAVGTPSVAVFGPTSPVRWGPPAPSRVVALGISCAPCSNHGGHVCPRGHHRCLADLEPRAVLEAARELLA, via the coding sequence GTGAGCGCCCCGAGCCCCCGCGCCATCCTCCTCGTGCGCTACAGCGCGCTCGGCGACGTGGTCCTCGCCACGAGCCTGCTCGCGCCGCTCAAGGAGCGCTTCCCCGAGGCGCGCCTGGAGTGGGTCACCGATCCGGCCTTCGTCCCGCTGCTGCACGGGCTCCCGGAGCTCGCGGCCGTCCACGCGCTCCACCGCGACGTCCCGGAGCGGGCGCTGCAGCTCCGCGACCAGCTCAAGGGCCGGTTCGACGTGGTGGTGGACCTGCAGAACAAGGTCCGCAGCGCCGTGGTGGCCCGCGCCGCCGCCCCGGTGCGGCTCGTGTTCCGCCGCCGGTCGCCCGGGCAGGCGGTGCTCTCGCTCGTGGGCAAGGATCAGATCCTGCAGCGGGCGCACGCCACGCGGCTCTACGCCGAGGTGCTGGCGCCGCTCGGGGTCACCGGCCCCGGGCCGCTCCGGATCCACCTCTCCCCGCGCGCCCGGGCGCTCGCCGCCGACGCCCTCGGGAAGGCGCGCGCGCCGCTCGTCGCCATCGCGCCCGGCGCCCGCTGGGCCACCAAGCGCTGGCCGGCGCAGGCCTTCGCCCGCGTGGCGGACGCCCTCGCCGCGGAGGGCGCCGCGATCGTCCTCGCCGGCGGGCCGGGCGACCGCGAGGCGCTCGAGGCGGTGCGCGCCGCGATGCGGGCGCCGGTGGCGGCCGACCTCTCGCCCTTGCCGCTCGACGCCCTGGCGGCGGCGCTCGCGCGGGTGGACCTGCTCGTCGCCAACGACTCCGGCCCGGTGCACCTCGCCGCCGCCGTGGGCACGCCCTCGGTGGCGGTCTTCGGGCCGACCTCGCCGGTGCGGTGGGGCCCGCCCGCGCCGAGCCGCGTGGTGGCCCTCGGCATCTCCTGCGCGCCCTGCTCCAACCACGGCGGGCACGTCTGCCCGCGCGGCCACCACCGCTGCCTCGCCGACCTGGAGCCGCGGGCCGTCCTCGAGGCCGCGCGCGAGCTCCTCGCGTGA
- a CDS encoding 3-deoxy-D-manno-octulosonic acid transferase, whose product MHFVYAVASYVLFLALLPALLFHPKLRHGIPFRLGLYRRSIRRTLRRARGGPRIWLHGASAGDLLSLQPMMEELKAREPSCRILVTTMTNSGLAMARKKLSSADIVLYAPYDLPGATRRAVARLQPDLLVLEYTEIWPNLIRAARRGGARIALTNGRFNPRKLPRYRALFRAIGNPLASIDLFLMRSDEEAKRVLGLGAAPDRVWVTGNTKFDALVLDPGAGRDEALRGEMGLPEGSLVFMAGSTHEGEEERVLEVYRGLRQRHPALRLVVAPRYVERAGRIVALAHERGLSARLRSAGAAGGSADVTVLDTIGELATAYGLATLVFVGGSFVSRGGQNVLEPAARGKPVLFGPHMENFQDSVTVLVGRGGIQVASPAHLQQVAAELLDRPDTVAELGRLARAAVTSTRGASARNVDHMLKLLRRGRAAA is encoded by the coding sequence GTGCACTTCGTCTACGCCGTCGCGAGCTACGTGCTCTTCCTGGCGCTCCTGCCGGCGCTGCTCTTCCACCCGAAGCTGCGCCACGGCATCCCCTTCCGGCTCGGGCTGTACCGGCGCTCCATCCGCCGCACCCTGCGCCGCGCGCGGGGCGGCCCCCGCATCTGGCTCCACGGCGCCTCGGCGGGCGACCTGCTCTCGCTGCAGCCCATGATGGAGGAGCTCAAGGCCCGCGAGCCCTCCTGCCGCATCCTGGTCACCACCATGACCAACAGCGGCCTCGCCATGGCGCGCAAGAAGCTCTCCTCGGCCGACATCGTGCTCTACGCGCCCTACGACCTCCCCGGCGCCACGCGGCGCGCCGTGGCGCGGCTCCAGCCCGACCTGCTCGTGCTCGAGTACACCGAGATCTGGCCCAACCTCATCCGGGCGGCGCGCCGGGGCGGCGCCCGGATCGCCCTCACCAACGGCCGCTTCAACCCGCGCAAGCTGCCCCGTTACCGCGCGCTCTTCCGGGCCATCGGCAACCCGCTCGCGTCGATCGACCTCTTCCTCATGCGCTCCGACGAGGAGGCGAAGCGGGTCCTCGGGCTGGGCGCGGCCCCCGACCGCGTCTGGGTGACCGGGAACACCAAGTTCGACGCCCTGGTGCTCGACCCGGGCGCGGGGCGCGACGAGGCGCTGCGCGGCGAGATGGGGCTCCCCGAGGGCAGCCTGGTCTTCATGGCCGGCTCCACGCACGAGGGGGAGGAGGAGCGGGTGCTCGAGGTCTACCGCGGGCTGCGCCAGCGCCACCCGGCGCTCCGGCTGGTGGTGGCGCCCCGCTACGTCGAGCGGGCCGGGCGGATCGTGGCGCTCGCCCACGAGCGGGGGCTCAGCGCCCGGCTCCGCAGCGCCGGCGCGGCCGGGGGCAGCGCCGACGTGACCGTGCTCGACACCATCGGCGAGCTCGCCACCGCCTACGGCCTCGCCACCCTGGTCTTCGTCGGCGGGAGCTTCGTCTCCCGCGGCGGGCAGAACGTGCTCGAGCCGGCGGCGCGCGGCAAGCCGGTGCTCTTCGGGCCGCACATGGAGAACTTCCAGGACAGCGTCACCGTGCTCGTCGGCCGCGGCGGCATCCAGGTGGCGTCGCCGGCGCACCTGCAGCAGGTCGCCGCCGAGCTCCTCGACCGGCCCGACACCGTGGCCGAGCTCGGCCGGCTGGCGCGGGCCGCCGTCACCAGCACGCGCGGGGCGAGCGCGCGCAACGTGGATCACATGCTGAAGCTCCTGCGGCGGGGGAGGGCGGCGGCGTGA
- a CDS encoding PHP domain-containing protein, producing the protein MSGRRALGALALLLLAWAGFGLWIRSRRAPELPRPAGEVRGAYHVHTRKSDGRGTLDEVVAAARQAGLQFVVISDHNVLAPEDAGWRGGVLVIEASEVSSPYGHIVGLGLPRALTKEERLRDTLGSISALGGAAALAHPLHPKRPFARWSRHDWVGFEVISNDSFWGNTLHGRHLLRALAAVLAFPWDDAQSPLALYRRPDAELARYDALDPAERHPLLCSADAHGWPSYRAAFRAFSMHVPVRLTGDAPEDSARVISALLEGNAACVFDGVAPAWGADLRLDPARDAFTFTAEQAAPSRASYVLLRDGQPFGAARPVPGGARFECGGPCPRGAYRVEARWGGRPWIFTNPAYIE; encoded by the coding sequence GTGAGCGGGCGCCGCGCCCTCGGCGCGCTCGCGCTGCTCCTGCTCGCCTGGGCCGGGTTCGGGCTCTGGATCCGCTCGCGCCGGGCGCCCGAGCTGCCGCGGCCGGCGGGCGAGGTCCGGGGCGCGTACCACGTCCACACCCGCAAGAGCGACGGGCGCGGGACGCTCGACGAGGTGGTGGCGGCCGCGCGCCAGGCCGGGCTCCAGTTCGTGGTGATCTCGGATCACAACGTGCTCGCGCCCGAGGACGCGGGCTGGCGCGGCGGGGTGCTGGTCATCGAGGCGAGCGAGGTCTCCTCGCCCTACGGGCACATCGTGGGGCTCGGGCTCCCGCGCGCGCTCACGAAGGAGGAGCGGCTCCGGGACACCCTCGGCAGCATCTCCGCGCTGGGCGGGGCGGCCGCGCTGGCCCACCCGCTCCACCCGAAGCGCCCCTTCGCCCGCTGGAGCCGGCACGACTGGGTCGGCTTCGAGGTGATCTCGAACGACAGCTTCTGGGGCAACACGCTCCACGGCCGCCACCTCCTGCGCGCGCTCGCGGCGGTGCTGGCGTTCCCCTGGGACGACGCGCAGTCGCCCCTCGCGCTCTACCGACGGCCCGACGCCGAGCTCGCCCGCTACGACGCCCTCGACCCGGCCGAGCGCCACCCGCTCCTCTGCTCCGCCGACGCGCACGGCTGGCCGAGCTACCGCGCCGCCTTCCGCGCGTTCTCGATGCACGTCCCGGTCCGGCTCACCGGCGACGCCCCCGAGGACTCCGCCCGGGTGATCTCGGCCCTGCTCGAGGGGAACGCCGCCTGCGTCTTCGACGGCGTGGCGCCGGCCTGGGGCGCCGACCTCCGGCTCGACCCGGCGCGCGACGCCTTCACCTTCACGGCCGAGCAGGCCGCGCCCTCGCGGGCGAGCTACGTTCTCCTCCGCGACGGCCAGCCCTTCGGGGCGGCCCGTCCGGTGCCCGGCGGCGCCCGCTTCGAGTGCGGCGGCCCGTGCCCGCGCGGCGCCTACCGGGTCGAGGCGCGCTGGGGCGGCCGGCCCTGGATCTTCACCAACCCGGCGTACATCGAGTAG
- a CDS encoding ABC transporter ATP-binding protein, giving the protein MSAYLRLLGFTRPYRWRFAGALGCMLVLAAATAAYVNLLGPVLEFLFTGRTGAVASLGRFLPSSLDFPGWLARADREQLLGWLPPIIVGVALVKGAAYFGQFYLMGMVSQRVVADLRTALFDHLLRLSPAFFSRRHSGDLMSRFSADVQAVDTAVSYALASYIRDGLTILVMLVNCFVLDWRLSLMAFVAVPATLLPIARFARRLKKVTAQSQGALGHIAEMVQEAISGIRVVQAFGMEGWESRRFKEENQRWIRIMRRSFFVRALSSPLMEAIAAVGLSLAIWWVGGRILHGELDAGKFFSFVAAVLLLYTPVKQLGKVGQIALQGAAAAERIFEVLDARSGVPDAGTRALPPFQGAIRYEEVGFSYGDRPVLRGVSFEVRRGEVVALVGASGGGKTTVANLLPRFWDVQQGRVTVDGLDVREVPLAALRAQVALVTQDTVLFNDSVRANIAYGRPDISADEVERAARMAHAHDFIAALPAGYDTVIGEKGVLLSGGQRQRIAIARAFLKDAPILVLDEATSALDAESEREVQRALEGLMGLSGEGGQRTTLVIAHRLSTIRGADRIVVLAGGRVVETGRHDELVARGGEYARLYRIYEGGHGEAAPVVRAAP; this is encoded by the coding sequence TTGAGCGCCTACCTCCGCCTGCTCGGCTTCACCCGCCCGTACCGCTGGCGCTTCGCCGGCGCGCTCGGCTGCATGCTCGTGCTGGCCGCGGCCACCGCGGCCTACGTGAACCTGCTCGGGCCGGTGCTCGAGTTCCTCTTCACGGGGCGCACCGGCGCGGTGGCGAGCCTGGGCCGCTTCCTGCCGTCGTCGCTCGACTTCCCGGGGTGGCTGGCGCGCGCCGATCGCGAGCAGCTCCTCGGCTGGCTCCCGCCCATCATCGTGGGCGTCGCCCTGGTGAAGGGGGCCGCCTACTTCGGCCAGTTCTACCTCATGGGCATGGTGTCGCAGCGGGTGGTGGCCGACCTGCGCACGGCCCTCTTCGACCACCTGCTCCGGCTCTCGCCCGCCTTCTTCTCGCGCCGCCACTCGGGCGACCTCATGAGCCGCTTCTCCGCCGACGTGCAGGCGGTGGACACGGCGGTCTCCTACGCGCTCGCGAGCTACATCCGCGACGGGCTCACCATCCTGGTGATGCTCGTGAACTGCTTCGTGCTCGACTGGCGGCTCTCCCTCATGGCCTTCGTGGCCGTGCCGGCCACGCTCCTGCCCATCGCCCGCTTCGCGCGCCGCCTCAAGAAGGTGACCGCGCAGTCGCAGGGCGCGCTCGGCCACATCGCCGAGATGGTGCAGGAGGCGATCTCCGGCATCCGGGTGGTGCAGGCCTTCGGCATGGAGGGGTGGGAGTCGCGCCGCTTCAAGGAGGAGAACCAGCGCTGGATCCGGATCATGCGCCGCAGCTTCTTCGTGCGGGCGCTCTCCTCGCCGCTCATGGAGGCCATCGCCGCGGTGGGGCTCTCGCTCGCCATCTGGTGGGTGGGCGGCCGGATCCTCCACGGCGAGCTCGACGCGGGGAAGTTCTTCTCCTTCGTCGCCGCGGTGCTGCTCCTCTACACGCCGGTGAAGCAGCTCGGGAAGGTGGGCCAGATCGCGCTGCAGGGCGCCGCCGCCGCCGAGCGGATCTTCGAGGTGCTCGACGCCCGGAGCGGCGTGCCCGACGCCGGCACCCGCGCGCTGCCGCCGTTCCAGGGCGCCATCCGCTACGAGGAGGTCGGCTTCTCCTACGGCGACCGGCCGGTGCTGCGCGGCGTGAGCTTCGAGGTGCGCCGCGGCGAGGTGGTGGCGCTCGTCGGCGCCTCCGGCGGCGGCAAGACCACCGTCGCGAACCTCTTGCCGCGCTTCTGGGACGTGCAGCAGGGGCGGGTGACGGTGGACGGGCTCGACGTCCGCGAGGTCCCGCTCGCCGCCCTGCGCGCGCAGGTGGCCCTGGTCACGCAGGACACCGTGCTCTTCAACGACAGCGTCCGGGCCAACATCGCCTACGGCCGGCCGGACATCTCGGCGGACGAGGTGGAGCGGGCGGCGCGGATGGCGCACGCGCACGACTTCATCGCCGCGCTGCCGGCCGGCTACGACACCGTGATCGGAGAGAAGGGGGTGCTCCTCTCCGGCGGGCAGCGCCAGCGCATCGCCATCGCCCGCGCCTTCCTCAAGGACGCGCCCATCCTGGTGCTCGACGAAGCCACGAGCGCCCTCGACGCCGAGAGCGAGCGCGAGGTGCAGCGGGCGCTCGAGGGGCTCATGGGGCTGTCGGGCGAGGGCGGGCAGCGGACCACCCTCGTCATCGCCCACCGGCTCTCCACCATCCGCGGCGCCGACCGGATCGTGGTCCTCGCGGGCGGGCGGGTCGTCGAGACCGGCCGCCACGACGAGCTGGTCGCGCGCGGCGGCGAGTACGCCCGGCTCTACCGGATCTACGAGGGCGGGCACGGGGAGGCCGCGCCGGTGGTGCGGGCCGCGCCGTGA
- a CDS encoding elongation factor G — MPNDRVIRTFAIVGADGSGKTALVENLLRFADPKRASAEGSTSRLDAEPEEKKRNFTLSIHPESFEHEGRTFHALDCPGFAAFLTEVEWALQVTDGAVLALSAAEGAHNHAERAFDVLSESGRPTIGLIGRLDHEQADFLKTLTDIESSLKVKAVPLVLPIGQGTRLKGLVDLVTMRAELVDKTFGKETEVEIPPELKAEAEAYRTTLLEAAAEADDALLGKYLDGEPLTPEEIYRGVAAGAAAQRFLPVTCSAAKLGVGLRELLDIVVKVLPGPESRIVKGKDLGGHEVTVPATPEAPFAAQVFRTSIDHFAGRVDYARILSGTLRHDALLMNPRTRVEERVGHFYRTDGAQTSEVAEAGPGDIVVLLKLKDARTGDTLCDRDHPLALPEFRPPNRPVAYAMHSKGGDDKAAAALHKLVEEDPSLELVRSPETGEMLLKGMGQAHIEVTVERLKRKHQVEVTLATPTPAYLETITAPAKAQGKFKRQTGGHGQYGDAHVELSPKPRGEGFEFEDAIVGGVIPRQFIPSVEKGIRNSIGSGPLAGYPVVDFKAKLTFGSYHDVDSSDMAFQVAGSMAFKKAVHEARPILLEPIMRLEIRVPEEYVGAVMGDLNSRRARVQGMEPVARGVLVRALCPHAEAMSYDADLRSLTQGAGYFTMEPSHYDPVPPHIAQKIIEKRRAEGKVKGVEE, encoded by the coding sequence ATGCCGAACGACCGTGTGATCCGAACCTTCGCCATCGTGGGTGCCGACGGGTCTGGAAAGACCGCCCTCGTGGAGAACCTGCTGCGCTTCGCCGATCCAAAGCGCGCCTCCGCCGAGGGCTCGACCTCCCGCCTCGACGCCGAGCCGGAGGAGAAGAAGCGGAACTTCACCCTCAGCATCCACCCGGAGAGCTTCGAGCACGAGGGGCGGACCTTCCACGCCCTCGACTGCCCCGGCTTCGCCGCCTTCCTCACCGAGGTCGAGTGGGCGCTCCAGGTCACCGACGGGGCCGTGCTCGCTCTCTCCGCCGCCGAGGGGGCCCACAACCACGCCGAGCGCGCCTTCGACGTGCTCTCCGAGTCGGGGCGCCCCACCATCGGCCTCATCGGCCGGCTCGACCACGAGCAGGCCGACTTCCTCAAGACCCTCACCGACATCGAGAGCTCGCTCAAGGTGAAGGCGGTCCCGCTCGTGCTCCCCATCGGGCAGGGGACCCGGCTGAAGGGGCTCGTGGACCTCGTCACCATGCGGGCCGAGCTGGTGGACAAGACCTTCGGCAAGGAGACCGAGGTCGAGATCCCGCCGGAGCTGAAGGCGGAGGCGGAGGCCTACCGGACCACGCTGCTCGAGGCCGCCGCCGAGGCCGACGACGCGCTGCTCGGCAAGTACCTCGACGGCGAGCCGCTCACGCCCGAGGAGATCTACCGCGGCGTCGCGGCCGGGGCGGCGGCGCAGCGGTTCCTGCCGGTCACCTGCTCGGCGGCCAAGCTGGGCGTCGGCCTGCGCGAGCTGCTCGACATCGTGGTGAAGGTGCTGCCCGGCCCCGAGTCCCGGATCGTGAAGGGGAAGGACCTCGGCGGCCACGAGGTCACCGTGCCGGCCACGCCCGAGGCGCCCTTCGCGGCCCAGGTCTTCCGCACCTCCATCGACCACTTCGCGGGCCGGGTGGACTACGCCCGCATCCTCTCGGGCACGCTGCGCCACGACGCCCTCCTCATGAACCCGCGGACGCGGGTCGAGGAGCGCGTCGGCCACTTCTACCGGACCGACGGCGCGCAGACCTCCGAGGTCGCCGAGGCCGGACCGGGCGACATCGTGGTGCTCCTCAAGCTCAAGGACGCGCGCACCGGCGACACGCTCTGCGACCGCGACCACCCGCTGGCGCTCCCCGAGTTCCGCCCGCCCAACCGGCCGGTCGCCTACGCCATGCACTCGAAGGGCGGCGACGACAAGGCGGCGGCCGCGCTCCACAAGCTCGTGGAGGAGGACCCGTCGCTCGAGCTGGTGCGCTCGCCCGAGACCGGCGAGATGCTGCTCAAGGGGATGGGCCAGGCGCACATCGAGGTGACCGTCGAGCGGCTCAAGCGGAAGCACCAGGTCGAGGTCACGCTGGCCACGCCCACGCCGGCCTACCTCGAGACCATCACCGCGCCCGCCAAGGCGCAGGGCAAGTTCAAGCGGCAGACCGGCGGGCACGGCCAGTACGGCGACGCCCACGTCGAGCTCTCGCCCAAGCCGCGCGGCGAGGGCTTCGAGTTCGAGGACGCCATCGTCGGCGGCGTCATCCCCCGCCAGTTCATCCCCTCGGTCGAGAAGGGCATCCGCAACTCGATCGGCTCGGGCCCGCTCGCGGGGTACCCGGTGGTGGACTTCAAGGCCAAGCTCACCTTCGGCAGCTACCACGACGTGGACAGCTCGGACATGGCGTTCCAGGTGGCGGGCTCGATGGCCTTCAAGAAGGCCGTCCACGAGGCCCGCCCCATCCTGCTCGAGCCGATCATGCGGCTCGAGATCCGGGTGCCGGAGGAGTACGTCGGCGCGGTGATGGGCGACCTCAACAGCCGCCGCGCCCGCGTCCAGGGCATGGAGCCCGTCGCCCGCGGCGTGCTGGTCCGGGCGCTCTGCCCGCACGCGGAGGCGATGAGCTACGACGCCGACCTGCGCTCGCTGACGCAGGGGGCGGGCTACTTCACGATGGAGCCCTCCCACTACGACCCGGTGCCGCCGCACATCGCGCAGAAGATCATCGAGAAGCGGCGCGCCGAGGGGAAGGTCAAAGGGGTCGAGGAGTAG